One Mangifera indica cultivar Alphonso chromosome 4, CATAS_Mindica_2.1, whole genome shotgun sequence genomic region harbors:
- the LOC123214932 gene encoding cytochrome P450 94A2-like, whose product MALNLLTSVLLLIITSLVFLLITSQRSSKTKGSSSSYPSSNAVLPKCYPIVGSFFSFQANKNQLLQWVTKILQNIPSATFTLHRLGGQVSIFTANPANVQHILKTNFNNYPKGAGFGTTLSDFLGHGIFNIDGEQWKFQRQISSHEFNTKTLRKFVETVVETELSDRLIPILEKAAADKQVLDFQDVLQRFAFDNICRIAFGYDPEYLFPSFPKAKFAQAFDECVKISSERFPSPLPIIWKAKRLLNIGSERRLKLAISEVKEFSKNIIKEKKQNPDESMDLLTRFLSSGKYDDDFVTDIVISFTLAGRDTTSAALTWFFMLISKHPEAEKEILNEIKEKSDTPVYEDIKDMVYTHASLCESMRFYPPVPVDSKVAENDDVLPDGTIVKKGMRVAYHPYAMGRMEKLWGKDWSEFKPERWLKREEDGSWSFVGRDSYTYPVFQAGPRICLGKEMAFLQMKRVVSGVLKRFKVVPVIQETVEPEFVAHLTAKMKGGFPVRIEERNDFKL is encoded by the coding sequence ATGGCGCTTAATCTTCTAACTTCAGTTCTCCTTCTCATAATCACTTCGCTAGTTTTCCTTCTCATCACCAGTCAAAGGAGCTCCAAAACAAAGGGTTCATCATCATCGTATCCTTCCAGTAATGCAGTTCTTCCAAAATGCTACCCAATAGTGGgctcctttttctcttttcaagcCAACAAAAACCAATTACTCCAGTGGGTAACTAAAATTCTGCAAAATATCCCTTCTGCAACATTTACCTTGCATAGGTTAGGAGGCCAGGTCTCTATCTTCACAGCCAATCCAGCCAATGTACAGCATATcctcaaaaccaactttaacaATTACCCAAAAGGCGCTGGATTCGGAACAACTCTCTCCGACTTTCTGGGTCACGGTATTTTCAATATTGACGGCGAACAATGGAAATTTCAAAGGCAGATTTCAAGTCACGAGTTCAATACCAAAACCCTCCGAAAATTTGTCGAAACCGTCGTTGAAACTGAACTCTCCGATCGCCTTATTCCCATTCTTGAAAAGGCGGCTGCCGATAAACAAGTGCTAGATTTTCAAGATGTTCTTCAACGATTTGcttttgataatatatgcaGGATCGCTTTTGGTTACGATCCTGAATATCTGTTTCCATCTTTTCCCAAAGCCAAGTTCGCTCAAGCTTTTGACGAGTGTGTTAAAATAAGCAGCGAAAGATTTCCATCGCCTTTACCCATAATCTGGAAGGCTAAACGGCTTCTCAATATTGGCTCCGAAAGGCGTCTAAAACTTGCAATTTCTGAagtgaaagaattttcaaagaacatcataaaagaaaaaaaacaaaacccagATGAGTCCATGGATCTTTTGACGCGATTCTTAAGCTCAGGCAAATATGACGATGACTTTGTCACTGATATAGTCATCAGCTTCACACTCGCCGGACGAGACACAACATCTGCTGCTTTGACGTGGTTCTTCATGCTGATCTCAAAACATCCTGAAGCCGAAAAAGAAATTCTTAAcgaaatcaaagaaaaatcagaCACGCCAGTATATGAGGACATAAAAGATATGGTGTACACGCACGCATCACTCTGCGAGAGCATGAGATTCTACCCACCGGTACCTGTAGACTCCAAAGTAGCGGAGAACGACGACGTATTGCCAGACGGGACAATTGTGAAGAAAGGCATGCGAGTGGCGTATCATCCATACGCAATGGGGAGAATGGAGAAGCTGTGGGGAAAAGATTGGAGCGAGTTCAAGCCAGAGAGGTGGTTGAAGAGGGAAGAAGATGGCAGTTGGAGCTTTGTTGGAAGGGATTCGTACACATATCCTGTGTTCCAAGCAGGGCCGAGGATATGTTTAGGGAAGGAGATGGCGTTTTTGCAGATGAAGAGAGTAGTAAGTGGGGTGTTGAAGAGGTTCAAGGTGGTGCCGGTGATACAGGAGACTGTTGAGCCAGAGTTTGTGGCCCATTTGACGGCCAAGATGAAAGGTGGGTTTCCGGTCAGGATTGAGGAGAGGAATGACTTCAAATTATAA